Proteins encoded by one window of Salvia splendens isolate huo1 chromosome 14, SspV2, whole genome shotgun sequence:
- the LOC121764062 gene encoding protein FAR-RED IMPAIRED RESPONSE 1-like, with product MMNEIYEKIFGDNHELSEEDNNNGEEEYDVTVEEEGNNNDEEEDDVIEEGDDVIEEDDANNNREEEATVIIDSNGVDGDNDDDFSGEDLIANMAPVKGMEYDSKESLMIAYQDYAKLQGFSVAIRSSSSKYYVLACFKGRKPKDVITKFTRQTQCPARVNCIVKTNGKVIVSNVELNHNHSLEPQLSMFMPGNRELSLHMKRLLESRDIAGFRTCKNVRTLEVMAGGPQNLGVTERVCRNFIDKRRRLRLGEGDAKAIHGLFLRMQLQDKNFFHIMDVDDEGRLRNVMWVHSRSIAAYEDFHDVVSFDTTYLVNKYKKPLATVVGVNQHNQSILLGCGLLSHEQSESFKWFFSNWLMAMKGVQPTAMLTDQCESIKIAVKAVFPMTIHRLCLWHIASKIPQKFKGVADFHSCSSDFYSTIYNSLSIAEFESRWTDFLSKHSLHNNRWLKDLFDEKENWAPIYLNHIFWAGMVSTQRSESMHAFFDGFVNSKSTLKLFVEQYEIAMQNKIQKEMNADYQSKCVMLKPVSTFQWEKQLLSEYTHNIGLLLQVEIKKISNCNVEDVAIGEDGVHRCKIKEMRLVQNVFHKEYTYTVEYRPFGEYISCNCRRYEFKGIFCVHIFKN from the coding sequence ATGATGAACGAGATATATGAGAAAATTTTTGGCGACAATCATGAGTTATCGGAAGAGGATAACAACAACGGTGAAGAAGAATATGATGTGACAGTGGAAGAGGAAGGTAACAACAATgacgaagaagaagatgatgtgaTAGAAGAAGGAGATGATGTGATAGAAGAAGATGACGCAAATAACAACAGAGAAGAAGAAGCTACTGTGATCATAGATTCTAATGGTGTAGACGGCGACAATGATGATGATTTTTCGGGTGAAGATCTTATAGCCAATATGGCTCCAGTGAAGGGAATGGAATATGATTCAAAAGAGAGCCTTATGATAGCCTATCAAGATTATGCGAAGTTGCAAGGCTTTTCTGTTGCAATACGTAGCTCGTCGTCTAAGTATTACGTGCTTGCTTGCTTCAAAGGGCGAAAGCCTAAGGATGTAATTACGAAGTTTACCAGACAAACGCAATGTCCGGCTCGTGTTAATTGTATTGTGAAGACTAATGGTAAAGTGATTGTGTCGAATGTTGAGTTGAATCACAATCACAGTCTTGAACCGCAATTGTCAATGTTTATGCCGGGTAACCGAGAGTTAAGTTTGCACATGAAACGCCTGCTGGAAAGTCGAGATATTGCAGGCTTTAGGACTTGTAAAAACGTGAGGACTCTAGAAGTTATGGCCGGAGGTCCTCAAAATCTAGGTGTCACTGAGCGAGTCTGTAGGAACTTCATAGATAAAAGGAGAAGGTTGAGACTTGGAGAGGGGGATGCCAAAGCTATACACGGGCTGTTTTTGAGAATGCAACTGCAAGATAAAAACTTTTTTCACATTATGGATGTTGACGATGAAGGACGCCTGCGTAATGTGATGTGGGTACATTCTCGTAGTATAGCTGCGTACGAAGATTTCCACGATGTTGTGAGTTTTGATACAACTTACCTTGTAAACAAATACAAGAAGCCGTTGGCGACGGTTGTCGGAGTTAACCAACATAACCAATCAATATTATTGGGATGTGGTTTATTGAGTCACGAGCAGTCGGAATCATTTAAATGGTTCTTTAGCAACTGGTTAATGGCCATGAAAGGTGTTCAACCTACAGCAATGCTGACAGATCAATGTGAGAGTATAAAGATTGCCGTGAAGGCAGTTTTTCCAATGACTATACACAGACTTTGTCTATGGCATATTGCCAGCAAAATTCCACAGAAGTTCAAAGGTGTGGCTGATTTTCATAGTTGTTCGTCTGATTTCTACTCAACAATATATAATAGTCTCAGTATTGCGGAATTCGAGTCAAGGTGGACAGATTTTCTATCTAAACACAGTCTTCATAACAACAGGTGGCTGAAAGATTTGTTTGATGAAAAGGAGAATTGGGCACCCATCTATTTGAATCATATTTTTTGGGCTGGCATGGTATCGACACAACGAAGTGAATCTATGCACGCATTCTTTGATGGTTTTGTGAACTCGAAGAGCACGTTGAAACTATTTGTGGAACAATACGAGATCGCTATgcaaaacaaaattcaaaaggAGATGAACGCTGATTACCAGTCCAAGTGCGTGATGTTGAAACCGGTGTCAACTTTTCAATGGGAGAAACAATTGCTCAGTGAATACACTCATAACATCGGCCTCTTGTTGCAAGTGGAAATCAAGAAAATTAGCAATTGTAATGTGGAAGATGTCGCAATTGGTGAAGATGGTGTGCATCGTTGCAAGATAAAGGAGATGCGATTAGTGCAAAATGTTTTTCACAAGGAATACACTTACACTGTCGAGTATCGTCCTTTTGGGGAATATATAAGCTGCAACTGCCGTAGGTATGAATTTAAAGGCATATTTTGCGTCCATATCTTCAAAAATTGA